From a region of the Tenggerimyces flavus genome:
- a CDS encoding MFS transporter, giving the protein MTTVRAWTDRNFRRLWVGSSASWFGAEIGELAIPLLALITLAATPAELGLLRTMQFLPFLLATLPLGVLVDRCRKRPLMIGADLGRFVLIGGIPVLIWVGAGHLELVYVFVFAAAMLTVLYQLSDFAFLPRVVTSERLLDANSKLTATQSAAEIGGKGLGGLLVQALTAPFAVLFNAVGYLVSAFAISRIDIDERIERKAGRSVWREVAEGLRIVLRNKYLRPLVSESTTYNLFFELFLVGLMVFAVRDLGMSAALIGLAFTIGAVGTFLGAWFGARVAGRFGYGRVLLVTFLVGNSASVLLLLMNDKGTAILILASVFFLMGLGTGIANVHATSLRQTVIPSALHGRVNAAYRMVSWGAVPIGASLGGLIATQFSPHTAMLVGALGIPLGTVWIAFSAIPKVRSIAEVQLGAESPPER; this is encoded by the coding sequence ATGACAACGGTTAGGGCTTGGACCGACCGGAACTTCCGGCGGCTCTGGGTCGGCTCGAGCGCGTCATGGTTCGGCGCGGAGATCGGCGAGCTCGCGATCCCGCTGCTCGCCCTGATCACGCTGGCCGCGACGCCCGCCGAGTTGGGACTGCTGCGAACGATGCAGTTCCTACCGTTTCTCCTTGCCACGTTGCCGTTGGGCGTTCTCGTCGACCGCTGCCGGAAGCGCCCACTGATGATCGGCGCCGATCTTGGCAGGTTCGTGCTGATCGGCGGCATCCCGGTGCTGATCTGGGTCGGCGCCGGGCACCTCGAGCTCGTGTACGTCTTCGTCTTCGCCGCCGCGATGCTCACCGTTCTCTACCAGCTCTCGGACTTCGCGTTCCTCCCGCGCGTCGTCACCTCCGAGCGCCTGCTCGATGCCAACAGCAAGTTGACGGCGACGCAGTCCGCCGCCGAGATCGGCGGCAAGGGTCTCGGCGGGCTCCTCGTGCAGGCGCTCACCGCGCCGTTCGCCGTGCTGTTCAACGCGGTCGGCTACCTCGTCTCCGCGTTCGCGATCAGCCGGATCGACATCGACGAGCGCATCGAGCGCAAGGCCGGTCGTTCCGTCTGGCGCGAGGTCGCCGAGGGGCTTCGCATCGTCCTACGCAACAAGTACCTGCGACCGCTGGTCTCGGAGTCCACGACCTACAACCTCTTCTTCGAGCTCTTCCTCGTGGGCCTGATGGTCTTCGCCGTGCGCGACCTCGGAATGAGTGCGGCGCTGATCGGCCTCGCGTTCACGATCGGCGCTGTCGGCACGTTCCTCGGCGCGTGGTTCGGCGCGCGCGTCGCGGGGCGCTTCGGGTACGGCCGCGTGCTGCTCGTCACGTTCCTGGTCGGCAACTCCGCGTCGGTCCTGCTCCTGCTGATGAACGACAAGGGCACCGCGATTCTGATCCTGGCCTCGGTGTTCTTCCTGATGGGCTTGGGGACCGGAATCGCCAACGTGCACGCGACAAGCCTCCGTCAGACGGTGATCCCGAGCGCCCTGCACGGACGGGTGAACGCTGCCTACCGGATGGTGTCCTGGGGCGCGGTTCCGATCGGCGCGAGCCTCGGCGGGCTCATCGCGACCCAGTTCAGCCCGCACACCGCGATGCTGGTCGGGGCGCTCGGCATCCCGTTGGGGACGGTCTGGATCGCGTTCTCGGCGATTCCGAAGGTCCGGTCGATCGCGGAGGTGCAGCTTGGTGCCGAATCCCCGCCCGAACGTTGA
- a CDS encoding CGNR zinc finger domain-containing protein yields the protein MSPTAPAPGQLELVRAFVNTHNVERRTDTLTSPWEREVREAIRLALVANHDRTPVPPAVVRVLDEAAERVGLSVRFTADGSFALRPARRSRVGDVLVAMTEAMTDGTWSRLKVCWDDECLWAFYDNSRARTAKWCSMEVCGNRMKQKAWRDRGRS from the coding sequence GTGAGCCCGACTGCGCCCGCCCCCGGACAGTTGGAGCTCGTGCGCGCGTTCGTCAACACGCACAACGTCGAACGCCGGACGGACACGCTCACCTCCCCCTGGGAGCGGGAGGTCCGTGAGGCGATCCGGCTGGCGTTGGTCGCCAACCACGACCGCACCCCGGTGCCGCCGGCCGTCGTCCGGGTGCTCGACGAGGCGGCCGAGCGAGTCGGCCTGTCCGTACGGTTCACCGCCGACGGGTCGTTCGCCCTCCGGCCTGCGCGGCGGAGCCGGGTCGGGGACGTGCTGGTGGCGATGACCGAGGCGATGACCGACGGCACCTGGAGCCGGCTGAAGGTGTGCTGGGACGACGAGTGCCTGTGGGCGTTCTATGACAATTCGCGCGCCCGTACGGCCAAGTGGTGCTCGATGGAGGTCTGCGGCAACCGGATGAAGCAGAAGGCCTGGCGCGACCGCGGCCGGAGCTGA
- a CDS encoding glycoside hydrolase — protein MRRPAVVLAVVPALVLALVGTGTAATQPDPGVEHVHAPAGAIFYTNTAGGDFPYAGFAALFDASRTNADGTRSNRLLMSYKTATDAVGTGGTRVKQSANEGTTWTDFTSPDGTTGMVNVIRLADAAGTVVAIDYEPTAVTAPPGAANQFRRWILTPTGWANGGLATFSFSEPLSWARVEQAPILLGDGKTILVTLYGAYASGTTFVVVARSTDGGANWTEASRVVTGGGFNEASIVETSHGQLVVGLRKQASGSIDLYVSRSTNATGNGPWSTPSIVSSASGAAPLLVKAANGAIVMGSGRNDNVLRFSMDGTGATWLHKQIPYVNYPTQSRTRGSSGYLGIAALASNRFLVVGDNCAPGWGCPAGDTGHQVGKQHALWKSMVEADTPQWGKVDLQTKFQRGEVAVLTPLTSYGQGRASLAAYGFDGDARADSSVVSSSRSVVVRLDRPYELTGLGVSAYLLGATDVRIETSLDGSSWTTPARATRVGILRPFATPVVARYLRLTDPNVSSVTDAGFLHELEVYTTTDGFENDYPGSAPVGNGVQSAQGVTVVNASDVAVAERLSSRFLRVRDTSSTAISRATWRHATSGAVTYEFKSRAVGTANQGLLFSLFGTTAAGAAATPYHLLLNASGQLFRYDWAAASWGSPLNATPLVANNWNSLKLVATTTSATLSANGSVVATFGPSQPAASFNGNQLASSGTVPVGDDWLIDDLAYTTP, from the coding sequence ATGAGGAGACCCGCCGTCGTCCTTGCAGTCGTCCCGGCTCTGGTGCTCGCTCTCGTGGGAACGGGCACCGCCGCGACCCAACCCGACCCCGGTGTGGAGCACGTCCACGCTCCCGCCGGCGCGATCTTCTACACGAACACGGCAGGCGGTGACTTCCCGTACGCCGGCTTCGCGGCGCTGTTCGACGCCAGCCGCACGAACGCCGACGGCACGCGGAGCAACCGGCTGCTGATGTCGTACAAGACCGCCACCGACGCGGTCGGCACCGGCGGTACGCGGGTGAAGCAGTCCGCGAACGAGGGCACGACGTGGACGGACTTCACGTCGCCGGACGGCACGACCGGCATGGTGAACGTGATCCGTCTCGCCGACGCCGCTGGGACGGTCGTCGCGATCGACTACGAGCCCACCGCGGTCACGGCGCCGCCGGGTGCGGCGAACCAGTTCCGGCGCTGGATCCTCACGCCGACCGGCTGGGCGAACGGCGGCCTCGCGACGTTCTCGTTCTCCGAGCCGCTCTCGTGGGCTCGGGTGGAGCAGGCGCCGATCCTGCTCGGCGACGGCAAGACGATCCTGGTGACCTTGTACGGCGCGTACGCGTCGGGCACGACGTTTGTGGTCGTCGCGCGCTCGACGGACGGCGGCGCGAACTGGACCGAGGCGTCCCGCGTGGTCACCGGCGGCGGCTTCAACGAGGCATCGATCGTGGAGACGTCGCACGGGCAGCTCGTCGTGGGTTTGCGCAAGCAGGCTTCGGGCTCGATCGACTTGTACGTCTCCCGTTCGACGAACGCGACCGGGAACGGGCCGTGGTCGACGCCCTCGATCGTCTCGTCCGCGTCTGGCGCGGCGCCGCTGCTGGTGAAGGCGGCGAACGGCGCGATCGTGATGGGGTCGGGGCGGAACGACAACGTGCTGCGGTTCTCGATGGACGGGACCGGCGCGACGTGGCTGCACAAGCAGATCCCGTACGTGAACTATCCGACCCAGTCGCGGACTCGTGGGTCGTCCGGGTACTTGGGGATCGCTGCTCTGGCCTCGAACCGGTTCCTCGTTGTCGGCGACAACTGCGCGCCGGGTTGGGGCTGTCCCGCGGGCGACACCGGGCATCAGGTGGGCAAGCAGCACGCGCTGTGGAAGTCGATGGTCGAGGCCGACACTCCCCAATGGGGCAAGGTGGATCTGCAGACGAAGTTCCAGCGTGGTGAGGTCGCGGTGCTGACTCCGTTGACGTCGTACGGGCAGGGGCGGGCGTCTCTTGCGGCGTACGGGTTTGACGGTGACGCACGGGCGGACTCGTCGGTGGTGTCTTCGTCGCGGTCCGTCGTGGTGCGGCTCGATCGGCCGTACGAGCTGACGGGGCTGGGCGTTTCCGCGTACCTGCTGGGTGCGACGGACGTACGGATCGAGACGTCGCTGGACGGGTCTTCGTGGACGACGCCCGCTCGGGCGACGCGGGTGGGGATCCTGCGGCCGTTCGCGACGCCGGTCGTCGCGCGGTACCTGCGGCTGACGGACCCGAACGTGTCGTCGGTGACGGACGCCGGGTTCCTGCACGAGCTCGAGGTGTACACGACGACGGACGGGTTCGAGAACGACTACCCGGGCTCGGCGCCGGTGGGGAATGGAGTGCAGTCCGCGCAGGGCGTGACGGTGGTGAACGCTTCGGACGTTGCTGTGGCGGAGCGGCTGTCGTCGCGGTTCCTGCGGGTGCGGGACACGAGCAGTACGGCGATCTCGCGGGCGACCTGGCGGCACGCGACCTCGGGCGCGGTGACGTACGAGTTCAAGTCGCGTGCTGTCGGGACGGCGAACCAGGGGTTGCTGTTCTCCTTGTTCGGGACCACGGCCGCGGGCGCGGCGGCGACGCCGTACCACCTGCTGCTGAACGCTTCCGGCCAGCTGTTCCGCTACGACTGGGCGGCCGCGTCCTGGGGCTCGCCGTTGAACGCGACTCCGCTGGTGGCGAACAACTGGAACTCCTTGAAGTTGGTGGCGACGACGACCTCGGCGACGCTGTCGGCGAACGGGTCGGTCGTGGCGACGTTCGGACCGTCCCAACCCGCCGCCAGCTTCAACGGCAACCAGCTCGCTTCCTCCGGCACCGTCCCCGTGGGCGACGACTGGCTCATCGACGACCTCGCCTACACCACCCCGTAA